Proteins encoded within one genomic window of Humulus lupulus chromosome 1, drHumLupu1.1, whole genome shotgun sequence:
- the LOC133783062 gene encoding uncharacterized protein LOC133783062, whose product MGSRSRESRPWTLDGLIRAFIDLAVAYFLLCVSTFVFFAARFLSMVGLELPCPCDGFLGYQNGDYCWHSLLIDWPIRKIYDVQMSARSKFPFDLVWSRLSESNSNKKKLLGNGFVELESEACSSSFSSSGVQNLVDRENGFDSKGKRLVNLKQRHGFRRRRRATLGYGKFAPVFPNDILSSVASVVPSPCDCREMKKEYGPQDDVNAPIGNYKSERTCHSFELSGSFGDSNDTYEQHPICSDKFISVTEEKRDVAESEYDKVRMLERALEEEKAACLALYLELEKERAAAASAADEAMAMISRLQKDKASMEFEARQCLRMIEEKFAYDEEEMDILKEILVKRERENHFLEKEVETYRRMSFTGDEQAQGDFSETLEEWGQRPLSSHYSNPDPQLMLHMTVDTKSGYNHMENDADFLSSHEVPIVEEPSHSNGHDLIDKTVLLVGKEREQQESLICQDVTAEAPQPYTGDEKTLYCDEEELQKNEMPKNHVDHNMSN is encoded by the exons ATGGGTTCTCGTTCTCGGGAGTCTCGTCCGTGGACTTTAGATGGTTTAATAAGAGCTTTTATTGATCTTGCTGTGGCTTATTTTCTGCTATGTGTATCGACTTTTGTGTTCTTTGCGGCCAGGTTTTTGAGTATGGTGGGGTTGGAATTGCCATGTCCTTGTGATGGGTTTTTGGGGTACCAAAATGGCGATTATTGCTGGCACAGTTTGCTTATCGATTGGCCTATTAGAAAGATCTATGATGTTCAGATGAGTGCGAGGAGTAAGTTCCCTTTTGATTTGGTTTGGTCTCGACTTAGTGAAAGCAACTCCAACAAGAAGAAGTTGCTTGGAAATGGGTTTGTTGAATTGGAAAGCGAAGCATGCTCTAGTTCATTTTCGAGTTCTGGAGTTCAAAATCTGGTTGATAGAGAAAATGGGTTTGACTCTAAGGGAAAGAGGCTTGTGAATTTAAAGCAAAGGCATGGATTTCGGAGGCGTAGGAGGGCTACTCTTGGATATGGAAAATTTGCCCCTGTTTTCCCAAATGATATTTTGTCCTCGGTTGCTAGTGTTGTCCCTTCTCCTTGTGATTGCAGAGAAATGAAAAAAGAATATGGTCCACAAG ATGATGTAAATGCACCAATTGGAAATTACAAAAGTGAGAGGACTTGCCATAGTTTTGAATTGAGTGGATCATTTGGTGACAGTAATGACACTTACGAGCAGCATCCGATTTGCTCTGATAAATTCATTAGTGTTACAGAAGAAAAGAGAGACGTTGCTGAATCTGAATATGATAAAGTCAGGATGTTGGAGCGAGCTCTAGAAGAAGAGAAAGCTGCTTGTCTTGCTCTTTACCTTGAACTGGAGAAAGAGAGAGCTGCTGCTGCAAGTGCTGCGGACGAAGCAATGGCAATGATATCCCGGCTTCAGAAAGATAAGGCATCAATGGAATTCGAAGCCAGACAGTGTCTGAGGATGATAGAGGAAAAATTTgcttatgatgaagaagagaTGGACATTTTGAAAGAGATTCTTGTTAAGAGGGAGAGGGAGAATCATTTTTTGGAGAAAGAAGTTGAGACATATAGGCGTATGAGCTTTACAGGAGACGAGCAAGCGCAGGGTGATTTTAGTGAGACATTGGAAGAATGGGGACAAAGGCCTTTATCTTCACATTATTCAAATCCAGATCCACAACTAATGCTGCACATGACAGTCGATACTAAATCTGGCTATAACCATATGGAAAATGATGCAGATTTTCTTTCAAGCCACGAGGTTCCAATTGTTGAGGAGCCAAGCCATTCTAATGGACATGATTTGATTGACAAAACAGTACTTTTAGTAGGGAAAGAAAGGGAACAACAAGAAAGTTTAATATGCCAAGACGTGACAGCTGAAGCACCCCAGCCTTATACTGGTGATGAGAAAACATTATATTGCGACGAAGAAGAGCTACAGAAAAATGAAATGCCTAAGAACCATGTTGATCACAATATGTCTAATTAG